The proteins below are encoded in one region of Candidatus Binatia bacterium:
- the purM gene encoding phosphoribosylformylglycinamidine cyclo-ligase, protein MSRYEDAGVNIRKGEEAVARIRDLCRSTFGPGVLGDVGLFAGAYRVPGMPGQVLLSSIDGVGTKLKVAILCDRHDTVGYDLVCHSANDILVHGATPLFFLDYIAMGALDPVRVERLVQGLARGCREVGCALIGGETAEMPGLYAAGDYDLAGAIVGIAAERDLVRGEGIAPGDVVLGLPSAGLHTNGYSLARKILFETLHLRAGDRFPGAEESVGELLLAPHLYYGTDVRIARAAGTVRGMAHVTGGGIPGNLVRILPEGARAEIKLGSWTVPHVFRALVEAGGVPDAEAYEVWNMGLGLLLVVPEADANAIERALAREHRACRRVGSIAAGPREVRLIS, encoded by the coding sequence ATGAGCCGCTACGAGGACGCCGGCGTCAACATCCGGAAGGGAGAGGAAGCGGTCGCGCGCATCCGGGACCTCTGCCGCTCCACCTTCGGTCCCGGGGTTCTGGGCGACGTGGGGCTCTTCGCGGGCGCGTACCGGGTTCCGGGGATGCCCGGACAGGTGCTGCTCTCCAGCATCGACGGGGTCGGCACCAAGCTCAAGGTCGCGATCCTCTGCGACCGCCACGACACGGTCGGGTACGACCTCGTCTGCCACTCCGCAAACGACATCCTCGTGCACGGCGCCACGCCGCTCTTCTTCCTCGACTACATCGCCATGGGGGCTCTCGATCCGGTCCGTGTCGAGCGCCTCGTCCAGGGCCTCGCGCGCGGATGCCGCGAGGTCGGCTGCGCCCTGATCGGCGGGGAGACGGCTGAGATGCCGGGGCTCTACGCGGCGGGCGACTACGACCTCGCGGGGGCGATCGTCGGCATCGCCGCCGAGCGCGACCTGGTTCGCGGCGAGGGGATCGCGCCGGGGGACGTCGTGCTCGGCCTGCCGAGCGCGGGCCTCCATACGAACGGCTACTCGCTCGCGCGGAAGATCCTCTTCGAGACGCTGCACCTCCGCGCGGGAGACCGCTTTCCGGGCGCCGAGGAGTCGGTGGGAGAGCTGCTGCTCGCGCCGCACCTCTACTACGGCACCGACGTGAGGATCGCGCGCGCCGCGGGGACGGTGCGCGGGATGGCGCACGTCACCGGCGGCGGCATTCCGGGAAACCTGGTCCGCATCCTCCCCGAGGGGGCCCGCGCGGAGATCAAGCTCGGATCGTGGACCGTGCCGCACGTCTTCCGCGCGCTCGTCGAAGCGGGAGGGGTCCCCGATGCCGAAGCGTACGAAGTGTGGAACATGGGGCTGGGGCTGCTGCTCGTGGTCCCGGAGGCCGATGCGAACGCGATCGAGCGGGCGCTCGCGCGCGAGCACCGCGCCTGCCGGCGTGTCGGCTCCATCGCCGCCGGCCCGCGCGAGGTGCGCCTGATTTCGTAG
- a CDS encoding sigma 54-interacting transcriptional regulator, whose amino-acid sequence MEPIQVEADRPLPLPALAPGGPGPYAAALGIVGSSAALRALCERIAAHARSSATVLIRGETGSGKELVARALHRLSPRAGRAFLPHNFASIPDSLVESELFGHARGAFTGAHADRPGLFELADGGTLFLDEIGDASPSVQSRLLRVLQEGEVRRVGDGRSRRVDVRIVAATHRDLAAEARAGRFRADLYYRLHVLALDVPPLRDRRSDVPALAAHILESLARRDALAVRGVHPAALELLLAHDWPGNVRELEAVLTRAAHGAGSGGVIGPEALGPEIGQRPLLVRERHATLRGRTLAYEAELIRTALDAHRGNRSRAARSLGLTRQGLWKKMRRLGVRANGDPIEAAD is encoded by the coding sequence GTGGAACCTATCCAAGTCGAGGCGGACCGGCCCCTGCCGCTTCCCGCGCTCGCGCCCGGCGGACCCGGGCCCTACGCCGCCGCCCTCGGGATCGTCGGCTCGAGCGCGGCGCTCCGCGCCCTCTGCGAGCGGATCGCCGCGCACGCGCGGAGCAGCGCGACCGTGCTCATCCGCGGCGAGACCGGCTCGGGCAAGGAGCTCGTGGCCCGCGCCCTCCACCGCTTGAGCCCGCGCGCCGGACGCGCCTTCCTGCCGCACAACTTCGCCTCCATTCCCGACTCGCTCGTGGAGAGCGAGCTCTTCGGGCACGCGCGCGGAGCGTTCACCGGGGCGCACGCCGACCGGCCGGGGCTGTTCGAGCTGGCGGACGGCGGCACCCTTTTCCTCGACGAGATCGGCGACGCGAGCCCATCGGTCCAGAGCCGGCTGCTCCGCGTCCTCCAGGAAGGGGAAGTGCGGCGGGTGGGGGACGGGAGGTCGCGCCGCGTGGACGTGCGGATCGTCGCCGCCACGCACCGCGATCTCGCGGCCGAAGCGCGCGCCGGCCGCTTCCGCGCCGATCTCTACTACCGGCTGCACGTCCTGGCGCTGGACGTGCCGCCGCTTCGCGATCGCCGCTCGGACGTGCCGGCCCTGGCGGCGCACATCTTGGAGTCCCTCGCGCGCCGCGACGCGCTCGCCGTCCGCGGCGTCCATCCGGCCGCGCTCGAGCTCCTGCTCGCCCACGACTGGCCGGGAAACGTGCGCGAGCTGGAGGCGGTGCTGACCCGCGCCGCCCACGGCGCCGGCTCCGGCGGCGTGATCGGGCCCGAGGCGCTCGGTCCCGAGATCGGCCAGCGCCCCCTCCTGGTGCGCGAGCGGCACGCCACGCTGCGCGGCCGCACGCTCGCGTACGAAGCGGAGCTGATCCGCACCGCGCTCGACGCGCATCGCGGGAACCGCTCGCGGGCCGCGCGCTCGCTCGGTCTCACGCGGCAGGGACTGTGGAAGAAGATGCGCCGGCTCGGGGTGCGCGCGAACGGAGATCCGATCGAAGCGGCCGATTGA
- a CDS encoding HD-GYP domain-containing protein, which yields MHVITSLPSSTAFARSRSIAARVAWFVVPSFLAALPVLLALFGGPEVKQTRPDLLGVVVWFVLLVVAESHPVPLPRGGTITIASVLDVGAILLFGPWVAGALDLLTAIPAQLFLLRERPAAAMLNGGIYASTTILAGSAYLAAGGALGAPRLHDFLPILIAGALYYAVNTGWVSLLVGANTQESPRTIWRQQFRDGLLQHALAIGFGLLFAQVRVVAGIPGVLLLTVPLFLARYALRLYADLREDLVGFVRALSTALDAVDPYTHRHSVRVAGYSVRVARHLALPESEVEMIHYAALVHDIGKIAQRPDVIRKPTPLTEEERLLMMRHPEAGAKIVEQIRALRSAAEMVRTHHWRPDGQGYPSGLTEAEVPLGARIIHVCDAFDAMTSDRSYRRGLPVACALAELSAKAGTEFDEEIVAALVQLHEGGALEGVREAGEHADEIFLPEAEPEPR from the coding sequence ATGCACGTGATCACGTCGCTTCCGTCCTCCACGGCATTCGCTCGCTCGCGCTCCATCGCCGCGCGCGTCGCCTGGTTCGTCGTCCCGTCGTTCCTGGCCGCGCTCCCGGTGCTGCTCGCGCTCTTCGGCGGCCCCGAGGTGAAGCAGACGCGGCCCGACCTGCTGGGCGTCGTGGTCTGGTTCGTGCTCCTCGTCGTGGCCGAGTCGCACCCCGTCCCGCTGCCGCGCGGCGGCACCATCACGATCGCCTCGGTGCTCGACGTGGGCGCCATCCTGCTGTTCGGTCCGTGGGTGGCGGGCGCGCTCGATCTCCTCACCGCCATCCCGGCGCAGCTCTTCCTCCTGCGCGAGCGGCCCGCGGCCGCCATGCTCAACGGAGGCATCTACGCCTCGACCACCATTCTGGCCGGATCGGCGTATCTCGCGGCGGGCGGCGCCCTGGGCGCGCCGCGGCTCCACGATTTCCTCCCGATCCTGATCGCGGGAGCCCTCTACTACGCGGTCAACACGGGGTGGGTGAGCCTCCTCGTCGGCGCGAACACGCAGGAGTCGCCCCGGACCATCTGGCGGCAGCAGTTCCGGGACGGGCTCCTCCAGCACGCGCTGGCGATCGGGTTCGGGCTCCTCTTCGCGCAGGTGCGGGTCGTGGCCGGCATCCCGGGCGTGCTCCTCCTCACGGTCCCGCTCTTCCTGGCCCGCTACGCGCTCCGGCTCTACGCCGACCTGCGCGAGGACCTGGTCGGATTCGTGCGGGCGCTCTCCACGGCGCTGGATGCGGTCGACCCCTACACGCACCGCCACTCGGTGCGGGTCGCGGGCTATTCGGTGCGCGTGGCGCGCCACCTCGCGCTTCCCGAATCGGAAGTCGAGATGATCCACTACGCGGCGCTGGTGCACGACATCGGGAAGATCGCGCAGCGCCCCGACGTCATCCGCAAGCCGACCCCGCTCACCGAGGAGGAGCGGCTGCTCATGATGCGCCACCCCGAGGCGGGGGCGAAGATCGTGGAGCAGATCCGCGCGCTCCGCTCCGCGGCCGAGATGGTGCGCACGCATCACTGGCGGCCCGACGGGCAGGGGTATCCGTCGGGGCTCACCGAGGCGGAAGTGCCGCTGGGGGCCCGCATCATTCACGTGTGCGACGCGTTCGACGCGATGACCTCGGACCGCTCCTACCGCCGCGGCCTTCCGGTCGCGTGCGCGCTGGCCGAGCTCTCGGCCAAGGCGGGGACCGAATTCGACGAGGAGATCGTGGCCGCGCTCGTGCAGCTCCACGAGGGGGGCGCGCTCGAGGGGGTGCGCGAGGCGGGGGAGCACGCCGACGAGATCTTCCTTCCCGAAGCCGAGCCCGAGCCTCGATGA